The Chitinivibrionales bacterium genome has a window encoding:
- a CDS encoding response regulator, with protein sequence MGKADEHLILIADDDKSLCTVVSDYLSTCGYTTAVAYDGRQALELYFELKPHLAIIDIRMPEMDGVQFLGEIRKNSSTIPVIITTGYPEVESAIKTLRNGAFDYIVKPLQMELLEQKIEQAFATTELSQENALLNELANLHDITSKLSNTHDLPRLLEDTLECCLDVSKARSGSIQLIDKSNRELFIARQKGVRAPLKRSSLGDAGEWPVSKWVVSNGKALLITDKETYPEVNIPLSRKEIGSSISVPLKVEDETIGVVNLNRPVGEESFTMLHLNTIEVLAAQAGIAINNANLYTSVHQKLDELSLISNYSERLMGLVEKDRIITCLFETIKENFQIDIIGYLTTYKRTYRLMYWSRGLASDSQVNEMCERVVSEYNAVSNALVVSKRVGMVPLNLSGTPDSPLPLSFAFTHIAPIAIEKIDYGILYFAAKNQLESEVEKLSLLCSLVNQTRIALTNAKLYGDMKENYIRTIKALAIAVDAKDTYTHGHSENVMNIAEEIALELALDATIIGIIRDGGLLHDIGKIGVPGYILNKPGSLTYDEFNGVMKTHASLGANIVKDVPFLRDLYKLILYHHENFDGSGYPDGLKGEAIPVGARILHVADAFEAMTSNRPYRNSLGRKEAFRRLKKERGKQFDPLIVDAFFRIALRKGWLEDNE encoded by the coding sequence ATGGGTAAAGCAGACGAACATTTAATTCTCATTGCCGACGACGACAAGTCTTTATGTACTGTTGTATCCGATTATTTATCGACATGCGGCTATACTACTGCGGTTGCCTATGACGGCCGTCAGGCGCTGGAGTTGTATTTTGAATTGAAACCGCATCTGGCGATTATCGATATTCGAATGCCCGAGATGGACGGTGTCCAGTTCCTGGGAGAAATCCGTAAGAATTCATCGACGATACCGGTTATTATTACCACCGGCTATCCGGAGGTGGAAAGCGCTATCAAGACGCTCAGAAACGGTGCTTTCGACTATATCGTTAAGCCGCTTCAAATGGAACTGCTGGAGCAGAAAATCGAGCAGGCCTTTGCAACCACAGAACTCTCTCAGGAAAATGCTCTGCTCAACGAACTCGCAAATCTTCACGATATCACCAGCAAATTATCAAATACTCACGATCTTCCCCGCCTTTTAGAGGATACGCTCGAGTGTTGTCTTGATGTTTCGAAGGCCCGAAGTGGCTCGATCCAGCTGATCGATAAATCGAACCGGGAGCTGTTTATTGCCCGGCAGAAGGGGGTGCGGGCTCCCTTGAAGAGATCATCACTTGGTGATGCAGGAGAATGGCCGGTTTCGAAGTGGGTGGTTTCCAATGGAAAGGCGCTGCTGATAACTGATAAGGAAACATATCCCGAAGTAAATATTCCTCTCTCCCGGAAAGAAATCGGTTCATCCATATCGGTTCCCCTTAAGGTTGAAGATGAAACAATCGGTGTCGTGAATCTGAACCGTCCGGTGGGGGAAGAATCCTTTACCATGCTTCATTTGAATACGATCGAGGTGCTGGCTGCTCAGGCCGGGATTGCTATCAACAACGCCAATCTGTATACATCGGTCCACCAGAAACTCGATGAACTTTCGCTGATCAGCAATTATTCCGAGCGGTTGATGGGACTTGTTGAAAAGGACAGGATTATCACCTGCCTTTTTGAGACAATCAAAGAAAATTTTCAAATTGATATTATCGGATATCTCACCACGTACAAACGGACCTATCGCCTGATGTACTGGTCTCGCGGGCTTGCATCTGACAGTCAGGTGAATGAAATGTGCGAGCGGGTGGTTTCCGAATACAATGCCGTCAGTAATGCCTTGGTGGTAAGCAAACGGGTAGGAATGGTCCCCTTGAATTTATCCGGAACCCCGGATTCGCCGCTGCCGCTTTCTTTCGCTTTTACCCATATTGCGCCGATTGCGATAGAAAAAATCGATTACGGAATTCTCTATTTTGCGGCAAAAAACCAGTTGGAGAGCGAAGTCGAGAAGCTTTCGCTGCTGTGCAGTTTAGTTAATCAGACGCGGATTGCTTTGACAAATGCAAAGCTTTACGGTGATATGAAAGAGAATTATATCCGGACCATAAAAGCCTTGGCCATAGCGGTCGATGCAAAGGATACCTACACGCACGGCCATTCCGAAAACGTCATGAATATCGCGGAGGAAATTGCCCTCGAACTGGCTCTTGATGCTACTATAATCGGAATTATCAGAGACGGCGGACTGTTGCATGATATCGGGAAGATCGGTGTTCCCGGCTATATTCTCAATAAGCCGGGCTCGCTTACCTACGATGAATTCAACGGTGTTATGAAGACCCATGCCTCCCTGGGAGCAAATATCGTCAAGGATGTCCCTTTTCTCCGTGATCTCTACAAATTAATTTTATATCATCATGAAAACTTTGATGGAAGCGGTTATCCCGACGGCCTGAAAGGTGAGGCCATTCCTGTTGGAGCCCGAATTCTGCATGTTGCCGATGCTTTTGAAGCGATGACCTCGAATCGCCCCTACCGTAACAGTCTCGGAAGAAAAGAGGCTTTTCGCCGATTGAAAAAGGAGCGGGGAAAACAGTTCGATCCTTTGATCGTTGACGCTTTCTTTCGTATTGCACTCAGAAAAGGGTGGCTTGAGGATAACGAGTAA
- a CDS encoding helix-turn-helix domain-containing protein, translating to MASKHLYFLFISLLVIITRIPAQNVSDQPALDTGCIDFISPKAGRIIAGTSCTLSIETCDYVKSLTIKARYASHKPPRKIVTDIGHLTRPPYKLIWQTDSVPNQLVDGLSFYCEALLRNGTKIYSFHEGIFLIHNRFSTDTMEIPFHPAGKTGLLKKGINITGKDNQLISAKTFLSWNKENLNFDIRVVNPAFHSSMSPEKMKKAGVEILIDHTLRRLPYPSSDDYVLTIPLEGKALRTMYMPEINVKDQFTLKKRQEPHTGTYTLKKIDFKGFTVNASIPLHALGTSIPESLGCNLIIKGFDNTDSLITLSWADAQGLDRYAPILWNTLQLKPLPLYHHWAVRLIVPFLLGLGLTFALAWISRSFKSKQNTVTKFEAGEEEKTQLDKIQTVINETITDKNLTPALVASSVELSTSKVKQIVKKYSGMPFHDYIMHLRTEIARERLRSSHSSEAFIANSSGFAGVHEMEKYFQKFHHTTPYKYRKEFHVA from the coding sequence ATGGCCTCGAAGCACCTGTATTTTTTATTTATCAGCCTCCTCGTAATTATTACCCGGATACCGGCTCAGAATGTCTCTGATCAACCGGCACTCGATACCGGGTGTATCGATTTTATCAGCCCTAAAGCGGGACGTATCATTGCCGGAACCTCCTGCACCCTTTCCATTGAAACCTGTGATTATGTGAAATCCCTGACCATAAAAGCCCGATATGCTTCTCATAAGCCTCCCCGAAAAATTGTTACCGATATCGGACACCTTACCCGACCGCCTTACAAGCTGATCTGGCAAACCGATTCAGTCCCCAATCAGTTAGTCGACGGCCTGAGCTTTTACTGTGAAGCCCTGCTGAGAAACGGTACAAAAATCTATTCTTTTCATGAAGGCATTTTTCTCATCCACAACAGATTCTCTACAGATACCATGGAGATCCCCTTTCATCCTGCAGGCAAAACCGGCCTGCTGAAAAAAGGAATCAATATCACCGGAAAGGATAACCAGCTGATATCGGCCAAAACCTTTCTCAGCTGGAACAAAGAAAATCTGAATTTTGACATTCGGGTTGTCAACCCGGCCTTTCATTCCTCTATGTCCCCTGAAAAAATGAAAAAGGCAGGGGTAGAAATCCTGATCGATCACACCCTGCGACGTCTCCCTTACCCTTCATCGGATGACTATGTGCTTACCATCCCCCTTGAAGGAAAAGCATTGCGCACCATGTACATGCCCGAAATCAATGTCAAAGATCAGTTTACCCTGAAAAAACGGCAGGAGCCCCATACCGGTACCTATACCCTGAAAAAAATCGATTTCAAAGGATTTACCGTCAACGCCTCCATTCCACTCCATGCGCTCGGCACAAGTATTCCGGAGTCTCTCGGCTGCAATCTTATAATTAAGGGATTTGATAATACCGACAGTCTGATAACCCTCTCCTGGGCCGATGCTCAGGGACTCGACCGGTATGCCCCGATTCTCTGGAACACGCTGCAGTTGAAACCGCTTCCCCTCTACCATCACTGGGCGGTAAGGCTGATCGTTCCCTTTCTGCTCGGTCTTGGCCTGACATTCGCCCTGGCCTGGATAAGCAGATCATTCAAAAGTAAGCAGAATACGGTTACAAAATTTGAAGCCGGTGAAGAAGAAAAAACTCAACTGGACAAGATTCAGACTGTTATCAACGAAACGATAACCGATAAAAATCTCACTCCAGCCCTTGTTGCATCTTCTGTTGAGCTTTCCACGTCAAAAGTTAAACAGATTGTTAAAAAATATTCCGGCATGCCATTTCATGATTATATCATGCACCTGCGGACCGAAATCGCCCGTGAACGACTGAGATCCTCCCACTCAAGTGAAGCCTTCATTGCCAACTCAAGCGGTTTTGCCGGCGTTCATGAAATGGAGAAATATTTCCAGAAATTCCACCATACAACACCCTATAAATATCGTAAAGAATTTCATGTTGCCTGA
- a CDS encoding response regulator — MSNESHADFLGRTRTIRSAAAKSEHWVAWIRLILGLFASMMFTMGYFLRNTGTAVYGVQMLTALALILYSFYYLFYYSRRALPKSPAFISVLFDVTIVTYVLWSYSVGTSSRMLIQSALFGAYFIPIAFAALHHQMRLSIFAGSLAAAEYSLLYFLYLYPAISTSPDWTYDYSIRICLLLIVAILGGIISRNNFKAIEKMISSETRYQNLVHRLPEMLFTLDVNGNFLWANKASFTLLGIPEKVLEGRNIRDFLVDKESLRLRSEGLRGTFEIRDFEGGRKFVDCTIRPLQLTGDKQQWEGLMTDITDKELAMSQREEMANRLFQYQKMESLGTLASGMAHDFNNILQTVNDLIGRVKDKTGEADTRQQMNLVLDTLEDARFLTSELLALGRKRPLDYDSINVRSFFEKCLPLFRKQLGDNYEVIVEMTDEQLWIQGDENYLRRIFQNLIGNSRDAMPGGGQIFIECFATRVEGAADTVVIRFSDTGCGIPPEILENIFDPFFTTKKAGKGTGLGLALVKRIVSLHKGVVTIEKTDSQGTTFRMEFPESEKEDTDLDTKHIMVNRLSSRILLLEDDAKIRDILKIFIKGLGYPYCEASNQEETLAALKRHKDDCDVVIMDWKLGTDDPHKLIGNMRKIKPDLAVIVVSGYPPPKQKTLNALGIRKWFTKPYDKNMLDLEIQKALYKMGKSRQ; from the coding sequence ATGTCAAATGAGTCACACGCCGATTTTCTAGGACGCACGCGCACTATTCGCAGCGCCGCCGCCAAAAGCGAGCATTGGGTCGCATGGATCCGTCTTATTCTCGGACTCTTTGCTTCCATGATGTTCACGATGGGATATTTTTTACGGAATACCGGTACTGCTGTATACGGTGTTCAAATGTTGACTGCTCTGGCGCTGATTCTCTATAGTTTCTATTACCTTTTTTATTACAGCCGCAGAGCATTACCCAAAAGCCCCGCTTTCATTTCGGTGCTTTTTGATGTAACGATTGTCACCTATGTCCTCTGGTCCTATTCTGTCGGCACATCATCGAGGATGCTGATTCAGAGTGCGCTTTTCGGGGCCTATTTCATTCCTATCGCCTTTGCCGCGCTTCACCATCAGATGCGGCTTTCCATCTTTGCCGGCAGTCTGGCCGCGGCCGAATACAGCCTTCTCTATTTTCTCTATTTATACCCGGCTATCAGCACCTCTCCCGACTGGACCTATGATTACTCGATTCGCATTTGCCTTCTTCTTATCGTCGCTATTTTAGGAGGAATTATATCCCGGAATAATTTCAAGGCGATCGAGAAAATGATCTCCTCGGAGACACGCTATCAGAATCTGGTTCACCGGCTGCCGGAGATGCTTTTTACACTGGATGTGAACGGGAATTTTCTCTGGGCAAACAAGGCATCCTTTACTCTGCTCGGAATTCCGGAAAAAGTACTCGAAGGCCGGAATATTCGCGACTTTCTTGTTGACAAAGAGAGTTTGAGGCTTCGCAGCGAAGGATTGCGCGGCACCTTCGAAATCAGAGATTTTGAAGGGGGAAGGAAATTCGTGGATTGCACTATCAGGCCCCTTCAGCTTACCGGAGACAAACAGCAGTGGGAAGGGCTGATGACCGATATCACCGACAAGGAATTGGCCATGTCGCAACGTGAAGAGATGGCGAACCGTCTTTTTCAGTACCAGAAAATGGAGTCCCTTGGAACGCTTGCAAGCGGAATGGCCCATGATTTCAATAATATTCTCCAGACAGTTAATGATCTGATCGGACGGGTAAAAGATAAGACCGGTGAAGCAGATACCCGGCAGCAGATGAACCTTGTCCTGGATACTCTGGAAGATGCTCGTTTTTTAACCTCCGAACTCCTTGCATTGGGAAGAAAGCGACCCCTGGATTATGATTCGATCAATGTCCGGAGCTTTTTCGAAAAATGCCTTCCATTGTTCCGCAAGCAGCTTGGTGATAATTACGAAGTAATTGTTGAGATGACCGACGAGCAGCTCTGGATCCAAGGTGATGAAAATTATCTTCGGCGGATATTCCAGAATCTTATCGGCAACTCTCGTGATGCCATGCCGGGTGGAGGTCAGATTTTTATTGAATGTTTCGCCACCCGGGTTGAAGGCGCCGCCGATACCGTTGTAATTCGCTTCTCCGATACCGGTTGTGGTATTCCTCCTGAGATTTTGGAGAATATATTCGATCCATTCTTTACCACAAAAAAAGCCGGAAAGGGGACCGGTCTTGGTCTGGCGCTGGTGAAACGAATCGTTTCGTTGCATAAAGGTGTTGTCACTATTGAAAAAACCGATAGTCAAGGCACGACATTTCGGATGGAGTTTCCTGAAAGTGAAAAAGAAGACACCGATCTTGATACCAAGCATATTATGGTAAACCGTCTCTCATCTCGTATTCTTCTCCTTGAAGATGACGCCAAGATCCGTGATATCCTGAAAATTTTCATCAAAGGACTCGGCTATCCCTATTGCGAAGCTTCGAATCAGGAAGAGACGCTTGCAGCATTAAAGCGGCATAAAGATGACTGTGATGTTGTTATTATGGATTGGAAGCTCGGTACCGATGACCCTCATAAACTGATCGGAAATATGCGAAAGATCAAACCCGACCTTGCGGTAATTGTCGTTTCCGGTTATCCTCCTCCCAAGCAAAAGACCCTCAATGCCCTCGGTATCCGCAAATGGTTTACCAAACCCTACGACAAAAACATGCTGGATCTTGAGATTCAGAAAGCGCTCTATAAAATGGGGAAATCGAGACAGTAG
- a CDS encoding chorismate synthase translates to MIGCHFGRFLQVTVAGGSYQEGLTAVIQGIPPGILVAEKEIYGDLLLRKPGADELSSPRKEPDLPVIYSGFNAADTIENAGNKNHTNGTPLCILIPNLDRHFIHIKQYQDTNRTPRPGHASYATFMKYGADDDAIGAGIFSGRYTSTIVAAGAIAKKILALYGISVFSYVKEMGGVPCPEIDETAIREKAESYKKMRCDYDPFYQEVYEKGRITMEMRFLEKMKILAEIENEIDDIRSKAPAFDPDAIKEKYNVHPILNCPDLKAAQEMVDAVNRISATGDSAGGLVEVMVTGVPAGLGEPVFDKLDAELGKMVGIGAVKSVEIGAGIKVKDMTGYECNDRMHSEKDKVVFESNNAGGITGGVSTGQTIIARLGVKPTPTIDKKQNTIDKYTLENKELAAITRRDPTIVARIWPVAENYTALVMLDNLMAHLGYQNVIKTISEKA, encoded by the coding sequence ATGATCGGATGTCATTTCGGCAGATTTTTGCAGGTTACTGTTGCAGGTGGTTCTTATCAAGAAGGGCTTACTGCGGTAATTCAGGGAATTCCCCCGGGAATACTTGTGGCCGAAAAAGAGATCTATGGCGATCTCCTCTTACGCAAGCCCGGCGCAGATGAGCTCTCATCCCCGCGAAAAGAACCTGATCTTCCGGTCATATACTCAGGATTTAATGCTGCGGATACCATTGAAAATGCCGGTAATAAAAATCATACCAACGGTACCCCGCTCTGCATCCTGATACCCAATCTCGACCGTCATTTCATTCATATCAAGCAATATCAGGACACCAATCGCACTCCCCGTCCGGGGCACGCATCCTATGCCACGTTCATGAAATACGGTGCCGATGACGACGCTATCGGTGCAGGAATTTTCAGCGGCCGGTATACTTCCACCATTGTCGCTGCCGGCGCAATTGCAAAAAAAATCCTGGCACTCTATGGTATATCGGTCTTCTCCTACGTGAAAGAGATGGGCGGTGTTCCCTGTCCTGAAATCGACGAAACCGCGATCAGGGAAAAAGCCGAATCCTACAAAAAAATGCGCTGCGATTATGATCCCTTTTATCAGGAAGTCTATGAAAAGGGACGAATCACCATGGAAATGCGATTTCTGGAAAAAATGAAGATCCTCGCAGAGATCGAGAATGAAATCGATGATATCCGCTCAAAAGCGCCCGCCTTCGACCCTGACGCGATAAAAGAGAAATATAACGTTCATCCGATACTCAATTGTCCCGATCTGAAAGCAGCACAGGAGATGGTCGATGCGGTTAATAGGATTTCCGCAACCGGCGATTCGGCCGGCGGCCTGGTCGAAGTCATGGTGACCGGTGTTCCGGCAGGACTCGGTGAGCCGGTATTCGATAAACTTGATGCCGAACTCGGAAAAATGGTCGGTATCGGCGCAGTAAAAAGCGTTGAAATCGGCGCTGGGATAAAAGTTAAAGATATGACCGGCTATGAATGCAACGACCGGATGCATTCCGAAAAGGACAAGGTCGTATTCGAATCCAACAATGCTGGCGGTATTACCGGCGGTGTTTCCACCGGACAGACAATCATCGCCCGCCTCGGGGTCAAACCGACTCCTACAATCGATAAAAAACAGAATACTATTGATAAATATACCCTGGAAAACAAAGAACTGGCCGCCATAACCCGACGGGACCCGACCATCGTCGCCCGGATCTGGCCGGTGGCTGAAAACTACACCGCTCTGGTCATGCTCGATAACCTTATGGCACATCTCGGTTATCAGAATGTGATCAAGACAATTTCAGAAAAGGCATAA
- a CDS encoding insulinase family protein, which translates to MRTVIKIIAFLTFCTAVSGAANISVPVHYDSLANGLKIMVVPDTQVAVVSCRLYYFVGSMYEGPGTSGLSHMYEHMMFKGTRTLGTKSYKKEVPIMNTIDSLDAKIQRLREQGASESDEKIIALRKQIFELLEKQRKYMKKDEIWELYKNNGGTHLNAWTGDDMTGYIVTLPENKVDLFYWIESDRMNNPVLREFYSERDVVTEERRMRYENRPAGKYYERLFALFYKAHPYRIPTIGWMSDIRSYTREKLREHVARYYTPDNALIVLVGKIEPEKAVKDIKRYFGHIPPAAEPKEDVVTREPDPVGQTRFTLHDNASPQMDMFFHTPGYPNQDLYVLDVVEGILSGRSGRLYERLVDKEKLCTNAGASNRTKLHNGYFHVWATLKDTTDPAEVEKIIIEEIERLTEKPPIPKEMERNKNNIRMSFVKQINSLEGLSDLLAAFERIGSWEDLIEYPDKIAEISPDQVAPVVTRYLKPDLSTIGMLLKPQKSEKTADNEQK; encoded by the coding sequence ATGAGAACAGTAATTAAAATCATCGCTTTTCTCACATTCTGCACTGCTGTTTCCGGTGCAGCGAACATATCTGTCCCAGTCCACTACGACTCACTGGCCAACGGCCTGAAAATCATGGTTGTCCCCGACACCCAGGTAGCGGTTGTCTCCTGCAGGCTCTACTATTTCGTCGGGTCCATGTATGAAGGTCCCGGCACCTCCGGACTCTCTCATATGTACGAACATATGATGTTCAAAGGCACCAGAACACTGGGAACCAAATCCTACAAAAAAGAGGTGCCGATCATGAATACAATCGATTCTCTGGATGCCAAAATCCAGCGATTGAGAGAGCAAGGTGCCAGTGAATCGGATGAAAAAATCATTGCACTGCGGAAACAGATTTTCGAACTCCTCGAAAAACAGCGTAAATACATGAAAAAGGATGAAATCTGGGAACTCTACAAGAATAATGGAGGTACCCACCTGAACGCCTGGACCGGCGATGACATGACCGGTTACATTGTAACGCTCCCTGAAAATAAAGTCGACCTTTTCTACTGGATCGAATCCGACCGCATGAATAATCCGGTGCTCAGAGAGTTTTACAGCGAGCGTGATGTTGTTACTGAAGAGCGGCGAATGCGGTATGAAAACCGTCCTGCGGGAAAATATTATGAGCGTCTCTTTGCACTCTTTTACAAAGCCCACCCGTACCGAATTCCCACTATCGGCTGGATGTCTGATATTCGTTCCTATACCCGCGAAAAACTCAGAGAGCATGTGGCCAGATATTATACCCCGGACAATGCGCTCATCGTGCTGGTCGGCAAAATCGAGCCCGAAAAGGCAGTCAAGGATATCAAACGGTATTTTGGACATATCCCCCCGGCGGCGGAGCCTAAAGAAGATGTGGTTACCCGTGAACCGGACCCCGTGGGCCAGACACGATTTACCCTTCATGATAACGCATCCCCACAAATGGATATGTTCTTTCATACACCGGGATATCCCAATCAGGACCTCTATGTTCTCGATGTTGTCGAAGGTATTTTATCCGGAAGAAGCGGACGGCTGTATGAACGGCTGGTTGATAAAGAAAAGCTCTGCACAAATGCAGGGGCTTCCAACCGGACCAAGCTTCATAACGGATATTTTCATGTATGGGCCACGCTGAAAGATACCACCGATCCTGCCGAGGTGGAGAAAATTATCATCGAAGAAATTGAGCGCCTTACAGAGAAACCGCCCATCCCGAAAGAGATGGAACGGAACAAAAACAATATCCGAATGTCCTTTGTCAAGCAAATCAACAGCCTCGAAGGCTTATCGGACCTGCTGGCTGCCTTTGAACGAATTGGTAGCTGGGAAGACCTGATAGAATATCCCGACAAAATCGCCGAAATCTCACCGGATCAGGTCGCGCCGGTTGTTACTCGTTACCTTAAACCCGACCTGTCGACCATCGGCATGCTTTTAAAACCTCAAAAAAGTGAAAAAACAGCTGATAATGAGCAGAAATAA
- a CDS encoding AAA family ATPase, producing the protein MKNYILDTTVLLYDSQALFAFDDNNVIVPINVIEDIDRFKKELTETGTNARQTSRYLDEFRREGSLATGVRMRNGGMVSVKIGTEEIINRLPLDLRHTRNNILAIALAIKEEQPGIPTIIVSKDINLRIKGDTLGLKVEDYESEKVDVEELYPGYCSSVVDSEKIETLTREGAVELDEEYFPNEYIALHNENMSLKTLGRYDGAQKKVVRIDARSQGHVWRIEPRNREQVFAMDALLNDSIQLVTLIGKAGTGKTLLAIASSLYKTVDENSFNRVLVSRPTQPMGKDIGYLPGTIEEKLFPWMYPIADNVEFLTRSEGKSKRHLRGFKELTEMGILIIEPLTYIRGRSIHNQYLIVDEAQNLTPHELKTIVTRVGDGTKIVVTGDPYQIDNPYIDSSSNGLSYIVEKFKKQDIAAHVTLTKGERSKLSELAANLL; encoded by the coding sequence ATGAAAAATTATATACTCGACACAACAGTATTACTCTATGATTCACAGGCGCTTTTTGCCTTTGACGATAATAATGTAATCGTTCCGATCAATGTTATCGAAGATATCGATCGGTTCAAAAAAGAACTCACCGAAACAGGGACCAATGCCCGTCAGACCTCACGGTATCTCGATGAGTTCCGCCGGGAAGGTTCCCTTGCCACCGGGGTGCGGATGAGGAACGGCGGCATGGTATCGGTTAAAATCGGTACCGAAGAGATAATCAACCGCCTTCCTCTGGACCTGCGGCATACGCGGAACAATATCCTGGCCATTGCTCTTGCAATAAAGGAAGAGCAACCCGGTATTCCCACCATTATAGTCAGTAAAGATATTAACCTGCGGATCAAAGGCGATACCCTCGGGCTCAAGGTTGAAGATTACGAATCGGAGAAGGTGGATGTCGAAGAACTCTATCCCGGTTACTGCAGCAGTGTCGTGGATTCGGAAAAGATTGAAACATTGACCCGTGAAGGTGCGGTGGAGCTCGATGAGGAGTATTTTCCCAATGAGTATATCGCCTTGCATAACGAAAACATGTCGCTGAAGACCCTCGGCCGGTATGATGGGGCTCAGAAAAAAGTCGTACGGATTGATGCCCGAAGTCAGGGACATGTCTGGAGAATCGAACCCCGCAACCGGGAGCAGGTATTTGCCATGGATGCATTGCTCAACGACAGCATCCAATTGGTGACCCTGATCGGCAAGGCCGGCACCGGTAAAACACTGTTGGCTATCGCCTCCAGTCTCTATAAGACCGTGGATGAAAACAGCTTCAACCGGGTCCTCGTTTCGCGTCCCACCCAGCCCATGGGAAAGGACATCGGGTATCTCCCGGGTACGATCGAAGAAAAGCTGTTTCCATGGATGTATCCTATTGCCGACAACGTGGAGTTTCTGACTCGAAGTGAGGGCAAATCAAAACGCCATCTCAGAGGATTCAAGGAACTGACTGAGATGGGAATTCTGATTATCGAACCTCTGACCTATATCCGCGGACGGTCGATCCATAATCAATACCTGATTGTGGATGAAGCCCAGAATCTCACCCCCCATGAACTGAAAACTATCGTCACCCGTGTCGGTGACGGGACCAAAATCGTCGTGACCGGCGATCCCTATCAGATCGACAATCCCTATATCGATTCATCGAGCAACGGTCTGAGCTATATTGTGGAAAAGTTCAAGAAACAGGATATCGCCGCTCATGTCACCCTGACAAAGGGAGAGCGGTCGAAACTTTCGGAGCTGGCGGCGAATTTGTTGTGA
- a CDS encoding methylated-DNA--[protein]-cysteine S-methyltransferase has product MDEDNRLGVEPVTGIEKETIPMEQRLVRYTIRHPVTHCTVYGYRRGDSVVVIRVDLAVTQRLHGRAVKEVTKGAIVRVGGMLRRFLAGAEEDLGAIAVDVSGLSGFAKDVLGAARRIPWGEVVSYSELARMAGHPRAVRAAASVMRNNTCPLIIPCHRVIRSDGTIGGFMGKKAGGCITKKRKLLCREGVII; this is encoded by the coding sequence ATGGACGAAGATAATAGATTGGGAGTGGAGCCGGTGACCGGCATCGAAAAGGAAACGATACCAATGGAACAAAGGCTTGTCAGATACACTATACGGCATCCAGTTACACATTGTACCGTGTATGGATACCGCCGTGGGGATTCGGTGGTGGTGATCCGGGTTGATCTTGCGGTTACGCAGCGGTTGCATGGTCGTGCGGTTAAGGAAGTTACGAAGGGAGCGATTGTGCGGGTTGGGGGTATGCTGAGGAGGTTTCTTGCCGGTGCAGAGGAAGACCTGGGGGCGATTGCGGTCGATGTGTCGGGGCTGAGCGGATTTGCGAAGGACGTTCTCGGTGCGGCGCGGAGAATACCCTGGGGAGAGGTCGTGTCGTACAGTGAGTTGGCACGAATGGCCGGACATCCGCGGGCGGTCCGTGCGGCGGCTTCGGTGATGAGAAATAATACCTGCCCCTTGATTATTCCCTGTCACCGGGTAATTCGCAGCGATGGAACAATCGGCGGTTTTATGGGAAAAAAGGCCGGCGGGTGTATCACTAAAAAAAGAAAATTACTTTGTCGCGAAGGCGTAATTATTTAA